The following DNA comes from Miscanthus floridulus cultivar M001 chromosome 5, ASM1932011v1, whole genome shotgun sequence.
gttgtagaactttgaatttggaacaacttttatttttggagatttttgagttactatataaatttgggagtaatttgggaaattaggtgagtggcaattttgtaattttactgaacagtacccgcggacgacacctcaccgtcggcgacctTTCGACGGCTTCCAGTCGCGCCCATGGCCATCTTCGGTGTCACGTTGGCGTGAGAAGGCTGCtgtgtggcttctccttgcttcttggccACGCTATAAAGCTCGCGACGTCgacgttcttctcttttcttctcctCTACTTTTTCCGTCGCCACCGTGCTGCTCCAGCGAGCTCGCACCATCGCCATAGCGCATACCAGCCTCGGCAAAGCCTATCTCAGCTCTGCCTGTGAGTTGCAAACCCAGCCAAACCGCCCTTGTAGCTTGACTTTGCCAAGAAGCGTCGCTCGTTgcttttcttcctcacggccggcagcgtCACCGGTGATCCCGCTTCACCATGGCCGTAGCTCTACGGTTAGCCTCTGCCCTTGCGAAGTGTTGCTCCATCTTCTCCATGTTGCCGTGATGCTTTGTGCCTTGTTgcttgaccattttgtccaccgcaACCACTAGAGCATCGTCGCCGACGTTGTTCGCACTGCCGTGATTGCTGTGACCGACGACGagcttctccgttgctcctcGAGTCCATTTTTCTGCTCGAgcatgtttggggtgagctcctgatgcttcaTGGGCCTTTTATTTAATCGCTATCGGCCTGGTTTCGCCGGTGTAGCATAGCCACGCTGTCGtgggcaccatggccggcgtcaagctcgTACCCCGCTGTAATTAGTCTAGCTAGTATAGTTAGTCGATGCGTTGTGATGTGGAGAGTGTGTTGGTACCCtcaccgtcgccgttgatctcaccggcggcgagaaatcaCTGGTCAAAGCACGGTCATCGCTATTGAGCGCGGGAGGTCgacgctgacatgtgggaccccgtTGTCACTGACCgttatttgaaaatggatttttctattttacaaattgaatgaatagtgctgtgatttgttatttttgtatagaattaattagagctccaaaaattatgaaatttttgtgtaacctctttgtgatgtaaactatttagtaaaaatattaaATGATGATTTCAGtattttttaaatgtgataaaaattgatctaattaattaataaatgagcttccatgatttttctaggctttattatttatctaaaaattataaaaattgttttgacacttagttatcatgtgataagccttcataaaaattttgagatcatttggagaaagttgatttatttcatatcttttaattaaataattaattcataaaagcaaatagtaaaccttaatgacttaggttttgtttgaatttttgattgagtgatgaccttgggtcattagtatagaaTAATTCTTGAtatttaaagtaagtgtttgaatttatgaaattgtttaattagttgttggtttgcaactgtaccgcgaaggaaagttgtattcaagttattaatttttgcatccattgtcaagcatcatgtttcatatcgcgcatcatattaaacatggcattgttactacatgtagtgaacaaaAGCAAGAATGTGGTAGTGAATTAGGTtgaggaggaagttaatccgtctgttgaggtcgggtttgataattgtggaacgtcttcggaacctgacttttccaacaatcaaggcaagcctcatatgcatttaaacctaccttgtgttttacaaagttatatcgcttttgcttttatatactacattaagtgattaggagttgagtgaaaacctaattggtgcattaccaaccttgtttttccatatcaaccttgttacctgtTTTAATCCGAGAATgtctatttatgcttagccatgcttagaatgataaaagtcaggtgattacctgtcacctgtgagatataaatggatttttggatacgactggttaATTATGTTTTTATGAGATATAatcttgtggagtaataaatctagaccgggcggattcggtgtatgagagccacaagacttggaggtcttatgagcgggttctttctgcctgtgtcgattaagacacgtccgttgttgaattgcatgaggtgagactttatagtaccGATCAtatactctagtaagccttaacttggctattctagtacgagaatggctactcgcgcactgggagtgcagagatggcgagagtagcatgtaaccacgtggtaatgggctggattggtggagtactgtattcttaggtggcgcggacccattcttgttttagaggatctaagggcaggttggtatatggaggtcagggacctacatatgtcgtgtggttgggaatccctagctgggttataatcggtttgaatcgtcgttgctcctgggttatggagactcaactcactgttcatcatcgtagttaataaatgaaacttgaggaagttttgagaaagggtttgatatgaaggtcATAATCttaatacggatcatggcagattcatatatgattttgataaggattaaatgttaaaagaaagaatctttttaaagagcctttacgcaaaagaaccttttttattgctaaagccataccttgaatccctgagcctgcattcctaagtcttatcagtttttgtttcagttaagtcttgttgagtacttttgtacccttgttgcaggtgagcctcatgagtaggtctgctttggaccgtgctgcatgactgttgtttcgattgatgatgataagtgaatgtgtgacccTTGAGCAGGGTACTTATAttatgtgtttgtattatgttactaatgccacgccactactatggtttgtaatatttatcaaacttagtttgtaaggtttgaaacaactggtttataaactaagttattgtaagacttctgctattttactatgatgtagatatttgaataaatgttgtaatactacaatgactctgtaatgggatcctgctcgggaAATCgtagatgattcggggttccgtGGAGACAcctgacagtcttcttaagttaccgagaacatatgcatagtcgtcagaggtcattggacagtgacagatgcatgtgggccctataatttaggaggttctaccacagcgcGTCACAGCGGTGGCGGCTTGGCAAGGTCATCTGATGGCTTCACATTCGTGGGCGCAGGGGTCGTAGATGCCACGTCGCATCCGGCGGTGGCCCGTCCGACGACCGCGGCGGTGGTAGTCTGATGGCTTCGCGATCATAGGCACATGGGTCGTAGACGCCTTATCGCGTTTGACAGCGGCCCGTCCAATGGCGGTAGCGGCTTGGCGAGGTCATCCGATCCGGCGACTTCAAGGTCTTGGGCGTAGGGGTCGTAGGCGTTGCGTCGCGTCTGACAATGGCTTGGCGAGGTCGTCCGATCTAGTGGCTTGGCAGTCGTGGGCACAGGCGTCGCGTCGCGTCCAGCAGCAGCACGACGACGACGATTCCTTAGAGCGAGACGAGCTAGGAGCTGGACGTCGTGCCCGTGTGGTAGTTTTCTGGAGTGAGGCGAGCGAGACGGGGGCTGTGGTTCCTTCTAAAGAGATGAGCGAGGGGGTGGGGTATTAGTATAGATGGCCAATGGTCCAGCCCAGCACGGCACCGGCCCGTGCTAGGCATGGCCCGATAGGGCACGGTACGAAAGGGCCCATCAGGCCACCGGGCCATGCCGCACCAGTCCATCGTGCCTGGCTAACGGCCTAGTCATAGCCTGTCGGGCCAATTTCCATGCATGGGCCGCCCCGATGAGCTCGGCCTTTTTAGCAGGTTAGGCTGGCCCAAGGCCCACCAAAAGCGacagagaggagggggaggcgaggagtggaggtggcggcggccgccGACAAGCTTCCCCCAGGTCGCTTGATGCCGGATCTGGCAAAGTAGCTGGCGGAGGAGGCGAGTCCAGCGAAGTAGCGGCTAGATCCGACGAAGTAGCGGCGGAGTTGGCGAAGTAATGGTGAAGTAGCTGGCGGAGTTGGCACCGGGCATGGGGTGTGGAGGAGGCGGCTAGAGCAAGACGCGTAGGGGGTCATGGAGGTGGCGGCCGTCGCCGCACTCGATGCCGTCACTTGGTGGAGGTGGAGCTCTAGAGGCGGCGACATGGGGATGGGGGAGGCGGAGTggagtggaggtggaggcggtggCATGGCCGAGGATGGAGCATGCGGTGTCGACTGCCACGCACCCACACCTAGCCGGCGAATGAAGAGAGAGGgagcaagggagaagagcgaTGCCGCGAGTGGGGAGCGGGGAGGGAGGGGAGCTGGGCTCGTCGGCGCGTCGCGAATTGCAGAGGTGAGAGGAGGAGTGAGCACTGTGGGTCTGCGACGTGGGGAGGCCAGGAGGGGGATGTGTGGGGTCTACGGTGTTAGGGACTTATGGTTCAGGAGGGGTGGGGGTGGCCGAGCGGGCCGGCTACGGGAGCAGGCCGGCACTAACGGCCGGGGCTCTTAGCAGGCCGGCTTGCCAGGCCGTCACCGGGCCGTGCCATGCCGGCCCACATGCctagggtaaggcccaggcatgGGCTGCTCCTCTGGGCCGTGCCAGCCTAGGCCTGCTAGTCGCCGGgccaggccgtgcttgggccgggccaaaaaaaTGGGCCTTGGGGCGGGCCGATGGGCTCGGGCTACATGGCCAACTATGGGTATTAGTAAGAGGGAAAGGGAATTCCTTGTGatccattaaaaaagatcgtaattctctgaaaaaattcagcggacTTCAGTGTCActgttttaacttttttttacccttcatgccactgccgtcagattGGGCTCTAATggtgtcaaactgcaggtgtgaaaaatcAAAAATATCCTtaggtctaaatatgtcattaatttttttagtatcttaacgacttcaaatggaaaaactcaaaactagaaagtggtagatctcgtcgagatctataatttttatataaaaattatcttcatttaataccgccaaaaagatatgatttttctaagatatattaatcatatcaaatcatatctttttttttagaattaaataaagataatttttatatgaaaattatagatctcgacgagatctacatctttctagttttgagttttttcatttgaagtcgttaagatgctcaaaaaaattaatgacatatttaggtctaagggtatttttgacttttcacacctacagtttgacaccgttagagtcCAATCCGACGGCAGTGGCATGTAGGGTAAAAAAAatggagcagtggcgctgaagtccGCTGAACTTTTTCAGTGACTCATAAGGAATTGCAATCTTTTATAATGGCTCATAAGAAATTCCCTAGTTACGGAGGTGGAGGTGATTAGGAGTGCGGAGACCATAACACGAGGATGTTTTTAGTAGTAGAGATAAGACAGAAACCATAACATGAGGATGTTTTTAGCGGTAGAGATAAGACAGAAGGGGTCTACTGTTAGTCTGTTACTATTTTCGCTCTCAGTTTTTTTGGCGATGCTTGGCGCAAGCGAACGCTATATGGTTGTGCGCTTTGCACTCTACTGCCCAAAGTTCGAACCCCCTCGGGGGCGGATTTGTTGGCCGGAGGAGGCGCAGTTTATCTACGCGttgaaaaaaatcccctcgtctgctTCACGCCAAAGCAAAGGTCTAAGGCCAAACTAGTCTCACGGGAGCTGTGGCACGGGGCAGAGGTTTGGGGGTTTTCTCGATTTACGTGAAAAGGTCTTCTTCTTAAGTACAATGCTCAGGGGCTGTCTTACCTCCACGGGTCAAACTTTTTTTTGTTGAGATGCTTGGCTTGTTGCTTAGTCACTAGCTAAATGGAACATTACTGACTTTATTTGGTACTTTTGTGTTTTTGTGAGATCCCCACCAAGAGCTAAGGACCTTACCCAGGAGAAGGCAAGAAGTCTTGGGATAACAATTATTAGCTTGGTGTACGTGTATTACCGGAGTTTGATGTAGCTTTTGTTTCCTTATTCAGGACATTAGGGGCTGTATCACACTTTGAACTCCGACTGGGTCGATGGATGCATGAAATTgcacttaggccccgtttagttgccaaaaaattttgcatagtaactgtcacatcgaatcttacggtacatgcatggagtactaaatgtagacgaaaaaaaaactaattacacagttggtcgagaaatcgcgagacgaaacttttgaacctaattaatccataattagacactaattaccaaatacaaacgaaatgctacaatgagccaaaatccaaaaatttttggatctaaacgcacccttagcCAGTTACCATTATGTTTGGCATGTCAATTGGAGACTATTGTAACCGATGGTCTTTTGAATCTTTGACAAGTGATGTGTTGGATTTTAATGTTAGTGTGTACTTGCTTCACATACTATCATCGCTCTTAGGAGCAACTGTTCATGTTTCATGAAAACTCCATGTAATACCAATGGTTGACTACAAGCATAATGTTTGAATATCATACTCAAAGTATCGTTTTTTAAAGTACAATACATGTTCAAGCTCCAATTATCGTGATATTATTATTTTTTCGTTGCAACATACATGCATGATCCAGTATAGATTAAAAGATCTCTGTTTATCGGCTTTAATAAAAGTGGGTGGTCTGTTATTTTTTTTAACCCATCACGTTGGTATAACAGTCAGTTCGAGCGAAGGAAAACAAATTACAAGTACCAATATTTTGTTAAAAAAACATGTACCTAAATCCCCTGTCACGTAGACGTAGCCCACACCAGTCGTGCAACCCGAACCCCAACAAGGCCACAGCCCCACGCCCACCGGGTCAGATCGCACCACTTCACAGTTCACACGCACCCGACCGAACCAGGCCGGCCCGTCTCGCGTCCCGTGGCGTCGCGCGCACCACCTtctcctccctccccttcttccccaGGGAGAAGAGCCAACACCTCGCCTGCATACGGACGACGCACCACCCCCCCTGCCCCCGCAACCCCGTTCCACCGCGCCCGATCTCCGGCGTCGACACCGCCGCCTCCGGCGAGGCCCTTTCCGCGCTCTTGAGGCCTCCCCAGGTGCCTTCAGGCCTTCGCACCCCGCCTCGTGGGCTTCCCCGGGCTCCCCtgccccaaaccctaaccctagctcctGTCTTGGGGCCGTTCATGTTCATCCCCTGCTCCATCGGGCGCTCCAGTCGGCTCCCTCTGGCTCCCACGGCCCCGTAGGGTCGCAATTGAGGTATGTAGAATGCCGTGCGGTGTTGTGGGTGGCAGGTCCGAGTGGTCAGTGCTGGGGGACTGCACCGGCGGCTGCTGAATTGTGCTGCATTTGGGCTTGGGCGGGCGTGGGGTGGTACATGCGCTGGTCCGCTCCACGTAGTAATCGCTGAGCCAGAGTTAACTAGTAACGTGCATGGGCTAAAAGTACGTCATGTCACTTTTCAGTTTGGGAAATGGTGTGGGCGGGCTCAAAAATGTGATTTTTTCTGTACTTGTTCTGACGGTCCTGGATTTTTCTTCTGATATGGAAACTAATGACATCGTTTAAGCAGCTTGTCAGGTTGTGTGTTTTTTTTGTTACTTGATAAGGCAAAATGCTGCTATTTCTCTGTGTGCGCCATTGTTAATTGGGCAAGGGATGTCATGTCATTTGCAGCGCTTGCTCATGTTTGTTGGTCACATGCCGTTATGTCAAAGTCTGTCATTGAATTATTGTGGTTAGacttattttatatctttttacatgttttccttttgcttgagCCTTATATGACAGGAGTGCGTTTCTTGTTAGAAACTCTGATTGGTCCGTTGTTTCAGATAGCATTAGTTGGGTGTATGTTGACCGGCGTTTGGTGCAGGAAACAGAGTGTCTCTTTTCTTGACTTGAGAATCTGAGAGGACACTGCAGTTTAATGGCACACACTTCTGACTACATGTGCATACAATGATGCATGGGCAAAGCCTGCTTCTGTGGTCCAGTGGCTATTGAGCTGTTCTCTATGGGAGGTATTGCTGAATGTGGTGTGAGCGTTGACACTAAAGCTTCACCACGTCGTGCAGCCATAGAGAAAGCTCAAGAGGAGCTCAGGTACATAAACTAATAGACCTTGCTCTGAACTTACACTACATACCTGATGCTCAGCAATGCAAAACTCCAGGCAGGAATATGATGTCCGTGAAGAACGAAGGAGGGAGCTTGAATTTCTGGAAAAGGTTTGCATTGGCATCCTTATGGTTTGCACATTGAATTTGCGTCAGAACTTTTTTTCCTTATTTATTCACTTATTGTTGCAGGGAGGCAATCCCTTGGATTTCCAACTTGGCCATGTAGCTTCGCTTAGTGTACAGTCCACTTCTGTGACAGAACAGATAGCTGAACAGAATGTGATAAGGTGATAACTAATTACTGATCTATCATTTGATAACATTGTTTATTCATCTAAGCCTTTTGTGTCTATTGTACCGCAGTGAGACCAAAGGTAGTTTTGCATTTGCTACGTCACCTCATGGGGATTCTGTTGAAAGCAGTGGCAAGCCAGGAAATTCATTGTGCCGTGAAGGCAATACAGCCGATAATCTTATGCTTTTGGATGGAGATGCCAGCAACATAGGTGGGGAGAAAATTTCGAAACGTGGAACTAAGAGAACTAATTCAGCTCAAGCCGAGCAGTTCCTGCACCGTGATGGTCAGAACAATGCAAAAGAAGAAGATTCTGGGTTGTTCCGTCTTGGTCCAAAGAGCCAAGCGTACGCACGACGTAGGTCAAAGTCTATCAGAGAGAATGCAAATAGTGCATCTGTTAGGTATCCACCAATTCCTCCATTGAGTTCTCAGCAAAAAGATGTAACGGGGTTAATCCCAGAAACCAAGACTGAGGATAATGGTGTTTCATCCATTGGTGATTCAAAACCGACTAGTCCTAACTCTAAAAATATGCTGAAAAATGCATCAGTACTGAATGATAAGGTGGCAATGGAGACGGAAAATGTTCAAGCAATTCCGGAAGGCAACCAAACATCCAAAACTGAGTTATCAAACAGCAACAATGGCAGTCCTGCTATGGAGATTTCACCAAACAGTGTGCCTGATAATTCTCATCTTACTGTAGGTGATCAGATGGCTACTGCATTTGCTTCTGTGGAATCCCCAGATGCTATTTCAAAAGTAGCTGCTTCAAGGATAGTTTGTTCTCTCCCATCTATATCCAATGAAATATCGAAAGAAGCACAAACTCTTGAGAAGACATGTAATAGCCCATCTATGGTAAGTGTGGTTGACATTCATGCAGATGGTATGGATAACAATGGTGCAACCCCTTACTCTGCTGTCAAAAGTGCTAGTTTGAATGAAAATGAAGTCGATCCAATTCATGCATATGCTGCCAAAGCTGTTACTGAACATCCAGGTCAAAATGAGCATCTTGTACCAGTGAGTGCAGATGAAATGGCTGATGAAGGCTTGAATAAGATCCTACCTGACAACCAGGATGACAAGAAAGATGGTCAACTGGAAGTTAGTAGTCGGCCTGTCGTTTTGGATGACAGTTCTACTCCTGCACATCCTGAATTTAGCAATTCCTTCTGTGCAAAAGATGAAACAGAAGTTTGTAACAATGCAGTAGATTCAAAAAATAATGCAGAACAGCTTGCTACTTCTAATCAGGGAAAAGGGAACATGGAGGAATGCAAAGATTCTGATGGAAATAATGCAAGTGAATTGAGTGTTGCCCAAAAGCTAGCTTCTGTTACTGTGCCCCCTGCCACAGACACAAGTGATGTGAGTAACTTTGTAGAAAATGATGTTGAGAAATCTAGCAGAGATCAGGAGAAGATAGCAAAGAAGGAATGTGAAGATTCTGTCGTTGCAAAGAAGGATCACGAAGATGCTATCCTCAGAAGGGCACGGTATATAGAGGTATACCTAGTATATAAACCCTTCGTTTCTGATAGTGCTCTTTTGCTTCTAAAAAGGGAAAACTCATTACTTGGCACAGGCAAATATTAAGAGGGCTGGTGAACGGTCTCTCTGCAATATTTCTTTGGAGAAGAAGCGGAAGAGCCACTGGGATTTTGTTCTGGAGGAGATGGTCTGGATGGCAAATGACTTCATGCAGGTTCTTCCTCAACTGTTCCTTCTATGAACTGAAATATTTTTGCTGTGCAGCTCCCCATTGTTGACTTGAAAAACTTATTTGAATATCTCGCTTCCATAATAGGAGCGCCTGTGGAAAAATGCAGCTGCAGCACAGATGTCCCACTGGATTTCTTCTAAAGGGCGAGCGGTATTTGAAGAAGCAAGCATTCAGAGAAAGCAGAAATCTGTTGCCAGAGTTCTGGCCAATGGTATTATGAGCTTTTGGCGTTCAGTCTATACTTTACGAGCTAGTGGTGGTATTCCTAAACCAATGCCAATAGAGCAACCGAATGAGCTAGAAGAAAATAAGCTGGGTGGGGTCAAAGCAGGAAAACCGGTAAGCAAAATGAATATACTGATTAATTTTTTTATAGTGTCCCAGAATGCTTAAGGATTTCATGTTTATTTGTAAGTGTCCCAGTTTAATGGAATTGTTAATGGCTCTTGATGTTTGAGATTCATATTTATATAGCTTGGTGTATTTGGCATTTGATGTTGGGGTGATATTGAATTTGTACAGGATGAGGAGTGTTTGGAGCAAGAAAAGTCTCATCAGTCTCCTATTCAGAGCTATGCACTTAGGCTTCTTGAGTACAACATTAATGCATCTGAATGTATGCCATTAGCCGAAGCACCACCAACTCCTGACCGGCTAAATGATTTTGTCATTTTGAAAGTACCTGACCAACTTTCAGAAGTAATCTATCTGAACACTGTTCTTTTGATGACCAGTTTGTTTACACCGTTTTGcttttttttcatttcatcaaagtGCTAGTAAACCTGATACAGCAACTGAGCCTAGCTCAGTTGGTGGGATATGTGGGTATCTCTCAGACTTGTGTCCTCTTTGGCTCGAATTTGGGTGCCTATTCCTTGTGTACAATGCCATCGAGTTCCTCCTAGGTTGATCAAGTTTTTTTAATAGACAGTAAATCTGAAATGACCTCACAGGatctcaaaaaaataaaaatgctaatgatgcCCCCCTAATTTCAGGCAAATCTCTTTTACGGTGTAACACCTGGTGCAATGCAGGCATACAGGGAGTCTATGGAGCGTCTCTTTGTTTATAATAACAAGGTAAGGAGATAGTCTTGGTACTCTAAGAGCCTTACACTTTTTTTTTTATCATCGGGTTATTTTGTTATGGGCGTGTTTGCTTCATGGTCTCTCAGGCGAGCTGCCTGCCAGGCATCCGAAATTGGATGCCTAAGGGCGACGCTCGCGCCAGGCAAAAGCAGTCtgggagcaaagcaaacatgccGTAAATGttgaaaatttgagcacacaCTGAAACATATATCTTTTCGGTAGAACACATGGCCAAGTGTTTCGCCTGTGTATCATTTTGTAACGGTTAACAGTAATGCTATGTTACTAAATTGTTTATGTCTTTCTcgttttctttctctctctctggtCCTTATGGCTCTTGTTGAGCATCATTCACTAGTGTACCTCAACATGCTTGGGagtaaaggctttgttgttgctgttgtttCACTTGTGACTGCTCTTCAATTGCTGGTTTCTAGGAAAGCTTCATGTGTTAACTGTTAAGCAGTGGGGTTACAAAATGCAATAGTCTCTTTCCAAGTATCTGCTTTATAGATTTTGTTTGGTATTATGGGCTATAGAATCTTGGGTGTTAATAGCTACCTTGTCAACACTAAATTGCTAACAGGAAACGCCTATAAGATCCATTTGCATTTCTGCCGTTTTCTAGGTGGTCGTAAAAATGGACGTATATTGAAATTAATATCTATTTGTTCCAGAAAGTTGGTAACACTGTACTCAAGGATGATTATGAGCCATCAACATATGCATCTGTCACAGGTATTATTATGTGTTTCATATTCTTACCAACATAAACTATATACCACTATTCTCTAATTTCTTGTGTTATTATGTGTTTCATGTTCTTGCCAACACTAAATTTTGTGTAGATGTCCCTATGGACAATGCATATGGAGATGACGAAAGGGAGGCACGCACCTATTTATTGCCTGGAGTTTATGATGGTGGTTTGGCATCAAAAAATAGTCACAAAAAGAAGCACCCTTTGCCGCAGAGGATAAATGGCACAAGGTCATATGAAATTGGTGCTGACAATCCTTATGAACCACCGTATTTGGAAAGCAAATCAGGAAACCAGCAACTCTTATCAAACGGCAAACGAACAGACTTCCTCACCATTCCTATAAAACGCATCCGCACAGCAGCTAGGCAGCGGGTTGCGAGTCCATTTCCTGCTGGTGCTTCTGGGACCCCTCAATTCACAAATAAAACAGACGCATCTAGTGGAGACACAAACTCCTGTCAAGATGATCAAAGTTCATTACATGGAGGGTCATTTTCCAGGAAGAACGCAGATATAGAGTCCACTGTTGATTTTGACAGACAATTGTTGTATGATGGTAGTGAGGTGTCTACAAAatctaaaaagaagaaaaagactaAGCACCCAGGCTACAAGGCACTACCAAACGTGGCCGAATCTTGTTCATTGATGGCTCCTGGAAAGGTTAATGCTTTGTGCAAAATTTTCATTATTTTTGTTGGTGGCTTTGTTTGATAGAGGAAGTTTCTGGTGATTTTTTCAGGGAACTTATGATCCTAGATCTCAGATCGATATGATAGCTCAATATGAGCAGGTATACCTTTTCTTCTATATTTGATTATATTGCTTGAATAGATCATTGCAACTAACTTTTATGTCATGGTGGCTATCCATACTTCTATTTAGTAACAAATTGCTGAACAACAGCCTGAAATGATTTAAGGTTCTGAAAACAAATCTTCGTGCTAAATGAATTTAGACGTGCATCATGTAGTATAGCGCTCTTTT
Coding sequences within:
- the LOC136450065 gene encoding chromatin modification-related protein EAF1 B-like isoform X1 translates to MGKACFCGPVAIELFSMGGIAECGVSVDTKASPRRAAIEKAQEELRQEYDVREERRRELEFLEKGGNPLDFQLGHVASLSVQSTSVTEQIAEQNVISETKGSFAFATSPHGDSVESSGKPGNSLCREGNTADNLMLLDGDASNIGGEKISKRGTKRTNSAQAEQFLHRDGQNNAKEEDSGLFRLGPKSQAYARRRSKSIRENANSASVRYPPIPPLSSQQKDVTGLIPETKTEDNGVSSIGDSKPTSPNSKNMLKNASVLNDKVAMETENVQAIPEGNQTSKTELSNSNNGSPAMEISPNSVPDNSHLTVGDQMATAFASVESPDAISKVAASRIVCSLPSISNEISKEAQTLEKTCNSPSMVSVVDIHADGMDNNGATPYSAVKSASLNENEVDPIHAYAAKAVTEHPGQNEHLVPVSADEMADEGLNKILPDNQDDKKDGQLEVSSRPVVLDDSSTPAHPEFSNSFCAKDETEVCNNAVDSKNNAEQLATSNQGKGNMEECKDSDGNNASELSVAQKLASVTVPPATDTSDVSNFVENDVEKSSRDQEKIAKKECEDSVVAKKDHEDAILRRARYIEANIKRAGERSLCNISLEKKRKSHWDFVLEEMVWMANDFMQERLWKNAAAAQMSHWISSKGRAVFEEASIQRKQKSVARVLANGIMSFWRSVYTLRASGGIPKPMPIEQPNELEENKLGGVKAGKPDEECLEQEKSHQSPIQSYALRLLEYNINASECMPLAEAPPTPDRLNDFVILKVPDQLSEANLFYGVTPGAMQAYRESMERLFVYNNKKVGNTVLKDDYEPSTYASVTDVPMDNAYGDDEREARTYLLPGVYDGGLASKNSHKKKHPLPQRINGTRSYEIGADNPYEPPYLESKSGNQQLLSNGKRTDFLTIPIKRIRTAARQRVASPFPAGASGTPQFTNKTDASSGDTNSCQDDQSSLHGGSFSRKNADIESTVDFDRQLLYDGSEVSTKSKKKKKTKHPGYKALPNVAESCSLMAPGKGTYDPRSQIDMIAQYEQKDYIKKRPETHQFESNGNFVVSGLHAAKKPKLLNQAPDISLEALTPVGPMASPAASQMSNMANPTKVIKISTRGRKSKGFKMPAGHSGPGSPWSSFEDQALVVLVHDMGENWELVSDALNSIIQLKCIYRRPNECKERHKLLTDKSCGDGADSADDSGSSQHYPSALPGIPKGSARQLFQRLQGPFEEETLKAHFEKIIFLGQKLHQTCRKGEIQELRQINPLHTSHVFALSQACPGNLPGVILTPLDLCDGPSNSDALSIGYPGSHTSGLALPNNNCSVGPTLPTSNMNVRLPGSPGMVLGSNSPLPLNAPSRDAQRFGVPRPTSIQGDEQSRIHYNQMVNGRNLQQPGVPVPGVLPSGVDRGARMMPPTHGVGIMTGLNRGTPVTRPGFRRLGSPGNMSPNNGQGLKNAVNVHPGAIPGPGSTMLRPRDPMQMLRPGQNSEEHRQMIMPEFQLQVSQGNNHAVHFSGPPYSNTGASSPVQSFPVQQSQPHQMPQQSHMYGNTHLPHTQGTNQSNPQQQQAYAMRLAKERHIQQMMPQQQRPLSGASAVSAVQNGSQMQQQSQGSATGVIPVTQPQHKQQHPAQNAQGNPMLPHQPSAATSHKQKKQQGQQQPRQNQQQRNQGSQQAKLMKSLGRGNMVHQSPVDVTQASGISTNCKNQVPDKNVMQQAPGHFVGSKGSIPSIPQPGNQPKVYTSQMPLSPMQTPDISNQGTVKGSSNHTLLTSQQGSLHSPSQLAQQQQQQLRYMNPSQNNIQRLIMQQNRHANTDGRIELPVDQVQHNQVMSSASLARSTDSGSPGISSMSQRKQESAHDPSAITSSSQLASSPQDTFVGSDKLLPSSSQSMLQRQMSGGVPIHGHGIGGQVQLQQSRQQLQSQQQQQRPVVQGGVYAHPSNSGPG